Proteins co-encoded in one Arachis hypogaea cultivar Tifrunner chromosome 11, arahy.Tifrunner.gnm2.J5K5, whole genome shotgun sequence genomic window:
- the LOC112720411 gene encoding uncharacterized protein isoform X2, giving the protein MRHLFRFGAVARRENLVFLLRRYRSPKPATAPSPPTPPKPPKKPQKFSFHGITWEDPYSWMSNLNDKVAMRHMDVCMEQEEKYTEAVMSDSEKLQNKLQFEMASRIPFDLSTPPLRWGPWLYYRRVEEGKQYPVLCRRLASLNDEFISHKYPPAGFDFASGKRIEQKLIDYNQEAERFGGFAYEELSEVSPNHQFIAYTMYDKDNDYFKLSVRNLNSGSLCSKPQVDRVSNLAWAKDGQALLYVATDQKKRPYRLIGSTDDDALLLEESDENVHINIRNTKDFRFVTVNTFTTTSSKVFLINAADPLSGLKLVWECPSLAHCIIEHHHGYLYLFTDAPRAGQSIDYHYLLCSPVNDPSNPRKWEEVFLNDEDLIVEDVDFSDKYLALILREGCNFRLCSVKLPLSTGKGAVKLRKLDIRYLSLPKHVCQISPGPNYDFYSSVMRFIISSPVMPDAVVDYELTTGRWNIIQQQNMLHDRTRILYGANSASVTLDNANSKCSGPVNSKLEDSQSWNELSEFYACEQFDVPSADGVKVPLTIVFSRSNKPEDKTPGILHGHGTYGELLDKRWRSELKSLLDRGWVVAYADVRGGGGHGKKWHHDGRRTKKHNSINDYISCAKFLTERDIVDENKLAGWGYSAGGLLVASAINQHPDLFRAAVLKVPFLDPTNTLLYPVLPLIAADYEEFGYPGDLNDFLAIRDYSPYDNIQKDVLYPAVLVNSSFNTRFGVWEAAKWVARVRDLTIYDPKRPILLNLTTDLVEENRYLQSKESALEAAFLIKMMDS; this is encoded by the exons ATGCGCCACCTCTTCCGTTTCGGCGCCGTCGCTCGACGCGAGAACCTTGTCTTCCTCCTCCGCAGGTACAGGTCACCGAAGCCAGCCACGGCACCGTCACCGCCAACCCCTCCGAAGCCTCCAAAGAAGCCGCAGAAGTTCAGCTTCCACGGCATCACGTGGGAGGACCCATACAGCTGGATGTCGAACCTGAACGACAAGGTTGCGATGAGGCACATGGATGTTTGCATGGAGCAAGAGGAGAAGTACACCGAAGCCGTCATGTCCGACTCCGAGAAACTTCAGAACAAGCTGCAGTTCGAGATGGCTTCGCGAATTCCCTTCGACCTCTCCACTCCCCCTCTACGATGGGGCCCTTG GTTGTACTATCGTCGTGTTGAGGAAGGGAAACAGTACCCTGTGCTGTGCAGAAGGTTGGCCAGCTTGAATGACGAGTTCATTTCACATAAGTATCCTCCTGCTGGGTTTGATTTTGCCTCTGGCAAGAGAATTGAACAAAAGCTTATTGATTACAACCAAGAAGCAGAGAGATTTGGAG GTTTTGCCTATGAGGAATTGTCTGAAGTTTCGCCGAACCATCAGTTTATTGCTTACACCATGTATGATAAAGATAATGACTACTTTAAGTTGTCTGTGAGAAATTTGAACTCGGGTTCCTTGTGTAGTAAGCCTCAGGTAGATCGGGTTTCAAACTTGGCATGGGCCAAAGATGGTCAGGCATTGCTTTACGTTGCAACAGATCAGAAGAAAAGGCCATATCG TCTGATTGGATCAACTGATGATGATGCTTTGCTTTTGGAAGAATCAGATGAAAATGTTCACATTAATATACGCAACACAAAAGACTTCAGATTTGTGACTGTAAATACATTCACTACCACTTCTTCAAAG gTCTTTCTGATAAATGCAGCTGATCCATTATCCGGCTTGAAACTAGTTTGGGAGTGCCCTTCTCTAGCTCATTGCATAATTGAGCATCACCATGGTTACCTTTATTTATTTACAGATGCTCCAAGAGCTGGGCAATCAATTGATTATCATTATCTTCTCTGTAGTCCAGTGAATGATCCATCAAATCCAAGAAAATGGGAG GAGGTATTTCTcaatgatgaagatttgattgttgaggatgttgattttagtgacAAATACTTAGCATTGATTTTAAGGGAAGGTTGTAATTTTCGACTTTGTTCGGTTAAACTGCCATTGTCAACTGGGAAG GGGGCAGTTAAACTCAGGAAGTTGGATATACGGTACCTGTCTCTTCCAAAACATGTTTGCCAAATTTCCCCTGGACCAAATTATGACTTCTACTCGTCGGTCATGCGGTTTATAATATCATCACCTGTG ATGCCAGATGCTGTGGTTGATTATGAACTGACAACTGGTAGGTGGAACATTATTCAGCAGCAAAATATGCTTCATGACAGAACACGAATACTTTATGGAGCAAATTCTGCAAGTGTCACCCTAGACAATGCAAATTCAAAATGTTCCGGTCCTGTGAATTCAAAGTTGGAAGATAGCCAGTCATGGAATGAATTGTCTGAATTTTATGCCTGTGAACAATTTGATGTCCCTTCAGCTGATGGGGTGAAGGTTCCTTTGACTATTGTTTTTTCTCGTAGTAATAAGCCAGAGGATAAAACACCTGGGATATTGCATGGACATGGAACTTATGGTGAGTTACTTGATAAAAGGTGGCGCAGTGAACTAAAAAGCCTCCTAGATCGAGGTTGGGTTGTTGCATATGCTGATGTCAG AGGTGGCGGTGGTCATGGTAAAAAATGGCATCATGATGGCAGACGTACAAAGAAACACAATTCAATCAATGATTATATTTCCTGTGCCAAGTTCCTCACTGAAAGAGATATTGTGGATGAAAATAAATTGGCAGGTTGGGGATATAGCGCGGGAGGACTCTTGGTTGCTTCTGCCATTAATCAACATCCAGATTTATTCCGTGCTGCAGTCTTAAAG GTTCCATTTTTAGATCCTACCAACACTCTTCTGTATCCTGTCCTACCACTTATAGCGGCTGATTATGAAGAGTTTGGTTACCCCGGGGACCTTAACGATTTTCTTGCAATTCGAGACTACTCTCCATATGATAATATTCAAAAGGATGTTCTTTATCCAGCTGTGTTAGTAAACTCGTCTTTCAATACAAG ATTTGGTGTATGGGAAGCTGCAAAATGGGTTGCACGAGTTCGTGATCTTACTATATATGATCCGAAGCGGCCAATATTACTGAATTTGACCACAGATTTAGTGGAGGAAAACCGTTATTTGCAGTCTAAGGAGTCAGCATTAGAGGCTGCATTTCTTATCAAAATGATGGATTCTTAG
- the LOC112720411 gene encoding uncharacterized protein isoform X1 produces the protein MRHLFRFGAVARRENLVFLLRRYRSPKPATAPSPPTPPKPPKKPQKFSFHGITWEDPYSWMSNLNDKVAMRHMDVCMEQEEKYTEAVMSDSEKLQNKLQFEMASRIPFDLSTPPLRWGPWLYYRRVEEGKQYPVLCRRLASLNDEFISHKYPPAGFDFASGKRIEQKLIDYNQEAERFGGFAYEELSEVSPNHQFIAYTMYDKDNDYFKLSVRNLNSGSLCSKPQVDRVSNLAWAKDGQALLYVATDQKKRPYRIYCSLIGSTDDDALLLEESDENVHINIRNTKDFRFVTVNTFTTTSSKVFLINAADPLSGLKLVWECPSLAHCIIEHHHGYLYLFTDAPRAGQSIDYHYLLCSPVNDPSNPRKWEEVFLNDEDLIVEDVDFSDKYLALILREGCNFRLCSVKLPLSTGKGAVKLRKLDIRYLSLPKHVCQISPGPNYDFYSSVMRFIISSPVMPDAVVDYELTTGRWNIIQQQNMLHDRTRILYGANSASVTLDNANSKCSGPVNSKLEDSQSWNELSEFYACEQFDVPSADGVKVPLTIVFSRSNKPEDKTPGILHGHGTYGELLDKRWRSELKSLLDRGWVVAYADVRGGGGHGKKWHHDGRRTKKHNSINDYISCAKFLTERDIVDENKLAGWGYSAGGLLVASAINQHPDLFRAAVLKVPFLDPTNTLLYPVLPLIAADYEEFGYPGDLNDFLAIRDYSPYDNIQKDVLYPAVLVNSSFNTRFGVWEAAKWVARVRDLTIYDPKRPILLNLTTDLVEENRYLQSKESALEAAFLIKMMDS, from the exons ATGCGCCACCTCTTCCGTTTCGGCGCCGTCGCTCGACGCGAGAACCTTGTCTTCCTCCTCCGCAGGTACAGGTCACCGAAGCCAGCCACGGCACCGTCACCGCCAACCCCTCCGAAGCCTCCAAAGAAGCCGCAGAAGTTCAGCTTCCACGGCATCACGTGGGAGGACCCATACAGCTGGATGTCGAACCTGAACGACAAGGTTGCGATGAGGCACATGGATGTTTGCATGGAGCAAGAGGAGAAGTACACCGAAGCCGTCATGTCCGACTCCGAGAAACTTCAGAACAAGCTGCAGTTCGAGATGGCTTCGCGAATTCCCTTCGACCTCTCCACTCCCCCTCTACGATGGGGCCCTTG GTTGTACTATCGTCGTGTTGAGGAAGGGAAACAGTACCCTGTGCTGTGCAGAAGGTTGGCCAGCTTGAATGACGAGTTCATTTCACATAAGTATCCTCCTGCTGGGTTTGATTTTGCCTCTGGCAAGAGAATTGAACAAAAGCTTATTGATTACAACCAAGAAGCAGAGAGATTTGGAG GTTTTGCCTATGAGGAATTGTCTGAAGTTTCGCCGAACCATCAGTTTATTGCTTACACCATGTATGATAAAGATAATGACTACTTTAAGTTGTCTGTGAGAAATTTGAACTCGGGTTCCTTGTGTAGTAAGCCTCAGGTAGATCGGGTTTCAAACTTGGCATGGGCCAAAGATGGTCAGGCATTGCTTTACGTTGCAACAGATCAGAAGAAAAGGCCATATCG GATCTACTGCAGTCTGATTGGATCAACTGATGATGATGCTTTGCTTTTGGAAGAATCAGATGAAAATGTTCACATTAATATACGCAACACAAAAGACTTCAGATTTGTGACTGTAAATACATTCACTACCACTTCTTCAAAG gTCTTTCTGATAAATGCAGCTGATCCATTATCCGGCTTGAAACTAGTTTGGGAGTGCCCTTCTCTAGCTCATTGCATAATTGAGCATCACCATGGTTACCTTTATTTATTTACAGATGCTCCAAGAGCTGGGCAATCAATTGATTATCATTATCTTCTCTGTAGTCCAGTGAATGATCCATCAAATCCAAGAAAATGGGAG GAGGTATTTCTcaatgatgaagatttgattgttgaggatgttgattttagtgacAAATACTTAGCATTGATTTTAAGGGAAGGTTGTAATTTTCGACTTTGTTCGGTTAAACTGCCATTGTCAACTGGGAAG GGGGCAGTTAAACTCAGGAAGTTGGATATACGGTACCTGTCTCTTCCAAAACATGTTTGCCAAATTTCCCCTGGACCAAATTATGACTTCTACTCGTCGGTCATGCGGTTTATAATATCATCACCTGTG ATGCCAGATGCTGTGGTTGATTATGAACTGACAACTGGTAGGTGGAACATTATTCAGCAGCAAAATATGCTTCATGACAGAACACGAATACTTTATGGAGCAAATTCTGCAAGTGTCACCCTAGACAATGCAAATTCAAAATGTTCCGGTCCTGTGAATTCAAAGTTGGAAGATAGCCAGTCATGGAATGAATTGTCTGAATTTTATGCCTGTGAACAATTTGATGTCCCTTCAGCTGATGGGGTGAAGGTTCCTTTGACTATTGTTTTTTCTCGTAGTAATAAGCCAGAGGATAAAACACCTGGGATATTGCATGGACATGGAACTTATGGTGAGTTACTTGATAAAAGGTGGCGCAGTGAACTAAAAAGCCTCCTAGATCGAGGTTGGGTTGTTGCATATGCTGATGTCAG AGGTGGCGGTGGTCATGGTAAAAAATGGCATCATGATGGCAGACGTACAAAGAAACACAATTCAATCAATGATTATATTTCCTGTGCCAAGTTCCTCACTGAAAGAGATATTGTGGATGAAAATAAATTGGCAGGTTGGGGATATAGCGCGGGAGGACTCTTGGTTGCTTCTGCCATTAATCAACATCCAGATTTATTCCGTGCTGCAGTCTTAAAG GTTCCATTTTTAGATCCTACCAACACTCTTCTGTATCCTGTCCTACCACTTATAGCGGCTGATTATGAAGAGTTTGGTTACCCCGGGGACCTTAACGATTTTCTTGCAATTCGAGACTACTCTCCATATGATAATATTCAAAAGGATGTTCTTTATCCAGCTGTGTTAGTAAACTCGTCTTTCAATACAAG ATTTGGTGTATGGGAAGCTGCAAAATGGGTTGCACGAGTTCGTGATCTTACTATATATGATCCGAAGCGGCCAATATTACTGAATTTGACCACAGATTTAGTGGAGGAAAACCGTTATTTGCAGTCTAAGGAGTCAGCATTAGAGGCTGCATTTCTTATCAAAATGATGGATTCTTAG
- the LOC140176041 gene encoding uncharacterized protein: MRDLMRFNDDQNLQVPFEGKTIVIDGNFRKILPVIPKGTRQDIINASLNSSYLWQHCEILRLTVNMRLQSMTTDTQVEDLKQFANWILQVGNEKSKGTSDGCSMIKIPHEFLITDYNDLIQGIVQAIYFDYIANMANESHLKGRANLVPTINVIDELNEYMTALNKNECKTYVSSNKCVFEGGVNAIEAMHTPRFLPTIRYSGFPNHELKLKVGCSIMLIRNIDHSSGLCDGMWLIITRLGDKVIEAKLLNSNNCVDKVFILRMTFTPLDVRLPFRFQKRQFSVMLSYAMTINKIQEQSLEHVRLLRKKSIFIHGQLYVAISRVRNKKGLKFLIAHDENTDKTENVVYPEVFRNIRQSFNIGYSLKLL; this comes from the coding sequence ATGAGAGATTTGATGAGGTTCAACGATGATCAAAACCTACAAGTTCCATTCGAAGGTAAAACGATTGTCATTGATGGGAATTTTAGGAAAATCTTGCCAGTGATTCCAAAAGGAACAAGACAAGACATCATAAATGCGTCTTTAAACTCCTCATACCTATGGCAACATTGTGAAATATTAAGGCTCACTGTAAACATGCGATTGCAATCTATGACTACAGATACTCAGGTAGAAGATTTAAAGCAGTTTGCTAATTGGATTCTACAAGTTGGAAACGAAAAATCAAAAGGAACATCTGATGGATGTAGTATGATTAAAATACCGCATGAATTCCTTATCACTGATTATAATGATCTTATTCAAGGAATTGTTCAAGCAATATATTTTGATTACATTGCTAACATGGCTAATGAAAGCCACTTGAAAGGCCGAGCAAATTTAGTTCCTACAATTAATGTCATAGATGAGCTGAATGAGTACATGACTGCATTGAATAAAAATGAATGCAAGACGTATGTGAGTTCCAATAAATGTGTTTTTGAAGGAGGTGTCAATGCAATTGAAGCCATGCACACACCAAGGTTTTTACCAACAATTAGGTACTCAGGGTTtccaaatcatgaattgaagctaAAAGTTGGTTGCTCTATTATGCTTATTAGAAACATTGATCACTCATCAGGGCTTTGTGATGGTATGTGGTTGATAATTACAAGACTTGGAGATAAAGTTATCGAGGCAAAATTGTTAAATTCCAACAACTGTGTCGACAAGGTCTTCATTCTGAGAATGACATTCACACCTTTAGATGTCAGGTTACCATTTAGATTCCAAAAGAGACAATTTTCTGTGATGCTCTCTTACGCAATGACAATAAACAAAATTCAAGAACAATCCTTGGAACACGTGAGATTACTACGTAAAAAATCTATTTTCATACATGGCCAACTTTATGTTGCCATCTCAAGAGTGAGAAACAAAAAAGGGTTAAAATTTCTAATTGCTCATGATGAAAACACAGACAAGACTGAGAATGTTGTTTACCCTGAAGTCTTTAGAAATATACGACAATCGTTTAACATCGGGTATTCTTTAAAGcttttatga
- the LOC140176042 gene encoding uncharacterized protein has product MIFDELNYDRVVLEGQHNDCLSKLTAEQRRVYDKIINATKSQHGHVFFLYGYGGTRKTFLRKTLAFAIKSNGQIVLTIASSGIASLLLPGGQTAHSSFAISLTLDEFSTCSIKQESPL; this is encoded by the coding sequence ATGATCTTTGATGAGTTAAATTATGATCGTGTTGTATTAGAAGGCCAACACAATGACTGCCTCTCAAAATTAACTGCAGAGCAAAGGAGGGTCTATGATAAGATCATCAATGCTACAAAAAGTCAACATGGACATGTATTCTTTTTGTATGGCTATGGAGGTACAAGAAAAACTTTCCTTCGAAAAACTTTAGCTTTCGCAATAAAATCAAATGGACAAATAGTGTTAACTATTGCATCTAGCGGCATTGCTTCTCTGTTGTTACCTGGAGGTCAGACTGCACATTCTAGCTTTGCCATATCATTAACTCTAGATGAGTTCTCTACTTGCAGCATCAAGCAAGAAAGTCCATTGTAG